One part of the Sorangiineae bacterium MSr11954 genome encodes these proteins:
- a CDS encoding response regulator, with protein MKKIVVAQSRISPPGTPPRLLVALPSGDAVAAVSEELARWNVTSESRTVHTASELEEALASAWDLLVFGAEFFPAVRAGAHEGRSVLVTRAHDPALEREAIAAGVRDVIELGRIGRLTAVLEREIACVRRHGALAAKATLLEGAIDALPFIVFVKEAATLKQVFANQTFADAFHTTKDWLVGKHDHEYFPEDQAESFAVIDREVLRNQEMKTFEEIARTDGINRTYLTRKAALLDEHGNSAYLLGVTEDITERKRTEEALRRTRELSARTLAGYQRRVLQMEIIRQQNEDLERLSADLVRAKRIEEERAREIEAAARLKSEFLANFSHEIRTPLNGILGYCDLLMRGEGTRLTPHGRRDLNVIKTNAKTLLSLINDILDLSKIEAGRIEIVRERVDVTELIEESAATIKELIRSKDVELVTHVADNAALAFTDSLKLRQIILNLLSNAAKFTDTGEIHVSASATGDDLVIEVEDTGVGIPAEELRNIFEKFRQVDGSSTRRAGGTGLGLAIVRELARVLGGTASVTSAVGRGSKFTVILPGAIDAGRVTPPVENPNVIARALPVDGCSVLVVDDDPMVQTLVRSELETAGFTAIVVGDGVQALQQARARRPNVILLDLHLPKLHGWDVLTELKSDPALSSIPVVIVSVEEQRARGFSMGACEYLVKPVESDHLVSVVRRVIAPGGGEVLIVDDDAATRELVTRVLQGHGFPTADARDGSEALVRMKVSPPSLLILDLVMPKVDGFEVIRRMRAEGPNVPVVVLTGKDLSKVEEQELSEAFTRIVRKGGLAMADLVAEARRLVVEQRVQQKERLPRILYVEDSAQNRDIVRRYLEPEFNVFEAEDGEHGLERAQRDAPDLVLMDLSLPRIDGWEATRRIKSDPRLRHLPVVALTARAGTEDRERADSAGCADYLTKPVERELLISTIRKHLRGRAGHG; from the coding sequence GTGAAGAAAATCGTCGTCGCACAGTCTCGAATCTCACCACCTGGCACGCCGCCGCGCCTCCTCGTCGCGCTCCCTTCGGGGGATGCCGTCGCCGCCGTCTCCGAGGAGCTCGCGCGCTGGAACGTCACCTCCGAGAGCCGGACGGTGCACACCGCCTCCGAGCTCGAGGAGGCGCTCGCGAGCGCCTGGGATCTGCTCGTCTTTGGCGCGGAGTTCTTCCCCGCCGTCCGAGCTGGGGCCCACGAAGGGCGCTCGGTGCTCGTCACCCGCGCCCACGATCCCGCGCTCGAGCGCGAGGCCATCGCGGCCGGCGTTCGGGACGTCATCGAGCTGGGTCGCATCGGCCGGCTCACGGCCGTCCTCGAGCGCGAGATCGCGTGCGTCCGCCGCCACGGTGCCTTGGCCGCCAAGGCGACCCTGCTCGAGGGCGCCATCGATGCGCTCCCGTTCATCGTCTTCGTCAAGGAGGCGGCGACCCTGAAGCAGGTCTTCGCCAACCAAACCTTCGCCGACGCGTTTCATACCACCAAGGACTGGCTGGTCGGCAAGCACGATCACGAGTACTTCCCCGAGGACCAGGCGGAGTCGTTCGCCGTCATCGACCGCGAGGTGCTGCGCAACCAGGAGATGAAGACGTTCGAGGAGATCGCCCGCACCGACGGCATCAACCGCACGTACCTCACGCGCAAAGCGGCGCTCCTCGACGAGCACGGCAACTCGGCCTATTTGCTCGGCGTCACGGAGGATATCACCGAGCGCAAACGCACCGAGGAGGCGCTCCGCCGCACCCGCGAGCTCTCGGCCCGCACCTTGGCCGGCTACCAGCGGCGCGTGCTGCAGATGGAGATCATCCGCCAGCAGAACGAAGATCTGGAGCGGCTCTCGGCCGACTTGGTGCGCGCCAAGCGCATCGAGGAGGAGCGCGCCCGCGAAATCGAAGCGGCCGCGCGCCTCAAGAGCGAGTTTTTGGCGAACTTCTCCCACGAGATCCGCACCCCGCTCAACGGCATCCTCGGCTACTGCGATCTCTTGATGCGCGGCGAGGGGACGCGCCTCACGCCGCACGGCCGGCGCGACTTGAACGTCATCAAGACCAACGCCAAGACGCTCTTGTCCCTCATCAACGACATCCTCGACCTCTCCAAGATCGAGGCGGGCCGCATCGAGATCGTGCGCGAGCGGGTCGACGTGACGGAGCTCATCGAAGAGTCGGCCGCCACCATCAAGGAGCTGATTCGCAGCAAGGACGTCGAGCTGGTCACCCACGTGGCCGACAACGCGGCCCTGGCCTTCACCGACTCGCTCAAGCTGCGGCAGATCATCCTGAACCTGCTCTCCAACGCCGCCAAGTTCACCGACACCGGCGAGATCCACGTGTCGGCCAGCGCCACCGGCGACGATCTGGTCATCGAGGTGGAGGACACCGGCGTGGGCATCCCCGCCGAGGAGCTCCGCAACATCTTCGAAAAATTCCGCCAGGTCGATGGCTCCAGCACCCGCCGCGCCGGGGGCACCGGGCTCGGTCTGGCCATCGTGCGCGAGCTCGCCCGCGTGCTCGGAGGCACGGCCTCGGTCACCAGCGCCGTCGGCCGCGGCTCCAAGTTCACCGTCATTCTACCGGGCGCCATCGACGCCGGCCGGGTCACCCCGCCCGTGGAAAATCCGAATGTCATCGCCCGCGCCCTGCCCGTCGACGGATGCAGCGTGCTCGTGGTCGACGACGATCCCATGGTGCAAACCCTCGTCCGCAGCGAGCTGGAGACGGCCGGGTTCACGGCCATCGTGGTGGGCGACGGGGTGCAGGCGCTCCAGCAGGCGCGCGCCCGAAGGCCCAATGTCATCTTGCTCGATCTGCACCTGCCCAAGCTTCACGGGTGGGACGTGCTCACCGAGCTCAAAAGCGATCCGGCGCTCTCCAGCATCCCGGTGGTCATCGTCTCGGTGGAGGAGCAGCGCGCCCGCGGCTTCTCCATGGGCGCGTGCGAGTACCTGGTCAAACCCGTGGAGTCCGACCACCTGGTCAGCGTGGTGCGCCGCGTGATTGCGCCCGGCGGCGGCGAGGTCCTCATCGTCGACGACGACGCGGCCACCCGGGAGCTCGTGACCCGCGTGCTGCAAGGCCACGGCTTCCCCACCGCCGATGCGCGCGATGGCTCCGAGGCGCTGGTTCGGATGAAGGTCAGCCCGCCATCGCTCCTCATTCTCGATCTGGTCATGCCCAAGGTCGATGGCTTCGAGGTGATTCGCCGCATGCGGGCCGAGGGGCCCAATGTCCCGGTGGTCGTGCTCACCGGCAAGGATTTGAGCAAGGTCGAGGAGCAGGAGCTCTCCGAGGCGTTTACCCGCATCGTCCGAAAGGGCGGGCTCGCCATGGCGGACTTGGTCGCAGAAGCTCGCCGGTTGGTGGTCGAGCAGCGGGTCCAGCAGAAGGAGCGCCTGCCGCGCATCCTCTATGTGGAGGACTCCGCGCAGAACCGCGACATCGTGCGCCGCTATTTGGAGCCGGAGTTCAATGTTTTCGAGGCGGAGGACGGCGAGCACGGCCTGGAACGTGCTCAGCGCGATGCCCCCGATCTGGTGCTCATGGATTTGTCGTTGCCACGAATCGACGGGTGGGAGGCCACCCGACGTATCAAGTCAGACCCTAGACTTCGCCACCTCCCCGTGGTTGCACTCACAGCCCGCGCAGGCACCGAGGACCGCGAGCGGGCCGACAGCGCCGGGTGCGCGGACTACTTGACCAAACCGGTCGAACGCGAGCTCCTCATTTCCACCATCCGCAAACACCTCCGGGGGCGCGCCGGGCATGGATAA
- a CDS encoding response regulator: MDKKRARILAVDDDPLQLDLLYRGLTLEGFEVATHEGPIGVTNMVRAFRPDIVLLDLNIPSLRGDRLIELIRRAAGPNTKYFLLSASDESELRLRAAETSAHGWLSKSLTMNEIAHRLREILSPPSEGPVSRRPR, from the coding sequence ATGGATAAAAAGCGGGCCCGCATCCTCGCCGTCGACGACGATCCTTTGCAGTTGGACCTTTTGTACAGGGGGCTTACCCTGGAGGGATTCGAAGTAGCCACCCACGAGGGTCCCATTGGCGTCACCAACATGGTGCGCGCATTTCGCCCCGACATCGTACTCTTGGACCTCAACATCCCGAGCTTGCGCGGTGACCGGCTCATCGAGCTGATTCGCCGCGCCGCCGGGCCGAACACCAAGTACTTCTTGCTTTCCGCCAGCGACGAATCGGAGCTTCGCTTACGCGCAGCCGAAACGAGTGCTCACGGTTGGCTCTCGAAAAGTCTTACAATGAACGAGATTGCCCATCGACTTCGAGAGATCCTATCGCCTCCATCGGAAGGTCCGGTATCGAGGCGTCCACGGTAG
- a CDS encoding tryptophan 2,3-dioxygenase family protein, with translation MESISSKKAFRSARAETLNTALQAPLENRYLGRPVGAGLLDYEIYLRTSELRSLQSSPSDLVVPDEMLFQVTHQSQELWLKLAAFESVTLVEAIDTDDLWAACETLKRQVLVMRNLEHELGVISTLSPEAFLVIRKFLGNGSGLQSPGYFELLLGAESCNEALHQLLERRAAKLRDVYESPSRYRDLHHICELFLDWDAGFQLWLTAHFSLVRRTLGIDRTVKALDGFPTVALGPRTTKPLFPALWEIRVEMSRVWTREGGPTPGARPRSPSEGRAPSHPSVVASPLVACDEDSASGVRTGFRNRK, from the coding sequence ATGGAAAGCATTTCCTCCAAGAAAGCGTTTCGGAGTGCGCGGGCCGAGACGCTGAATACAGCGCTCCAAGCGCCACTCGAGAACCGCTACTTGGGAAGGCCCGTGGGGGCGGGCCTGCTCGATTACGAGATTTACCTGCGGACGTCGGAGCTGCGCTCGCTGCAGTCGTCGCCCAGCGATCTCGTCGTCCCCGACGAAATGTTGTTTCAAGTGACGCACCAGAGTCAGGAGCTCTGGCTCAAATTGGCCGCATTCGAGTCGGTCACCCTCGTCGAGGCCATCGACACCGACGACCTTTGGGCCGCGTGCGAGACCTTGAAGCGCCAGGTGCTGGTGATGCGAAACCTGGAGCACGAGCTGGGGGTCATCTCCACCTTGTCGCCCGAAGCGTTCCTCGTCATACGCAAATTCCTCGGAAATGGCAGCGGGCTCCAATCGCCAGGCTACTTCGAGTTGCTCCTCGGGGCCGAGAGCTGCAACGAAGCACTGCATCAATTGCTCGAACGGCGCGCGGCCAAGCTTCGAGACGTGTACGAGTCGCCCTCCCGATATCGCGATTTGCACCACATATGCGAGCTGTTTCTCGATTGGGACGCCGGATTCCAATTGTGGCTCACCGCGCATTTTTCGCTGGTCCGTCGCACGTTGGGCATCGATCGCACGGTCAAAGCGCTCGACGGCTTCCCCACGGTTGCCCTCGGTCCCCGCACCACCAAGCCGCTGTTCCCCGCGCTCTGGGAGATTCGCGTCGAAATGTCGCGCGTCTGGACCCGCGAGGGCGGCCCGACCCCCGGGGCCCGACCGCGTTCGCCTTCGGAGGGCCGCGCGCCCAGCCACCCCAGCGTGGTGGCCAGTCCGCTGGTGGCCTGCGACGAAGACAGCGCATCGGGCGTGCGCACCGGTTTCCGGAACCGGAAATGA
- a CDS encoding aminotransferase class V-fold PLP-dependent enzyme → MSEALDVVRLRAQFPQLEQCVYLNSNSTGIVPKGAKAVLQDYWETLAHWRDDAWAVWWTELHRYADDLAAFLGAPAGSVICDVNVATLLGRFASALDYTPSGPAAKYRIVTSDLEFPTAKPLFRGLARAGAETDVVPSRDGFSIDERAVIDAIDARTRLVFLSLATSNTGALLDLSGIVAKAHEVGALVAVDAYAALGIVPLDVTELGVDVLFGGASKWLCGTYHAAFMYIRPELTATLTPLTPGWMATREPLTFQPQGELAEGARRFAGGTPLVLPLLIARVGFELMRTFGIVHLRALSLAHTQRVIDHADGAGLTVATPREPSRRAGMVCLRFEGDEDVARALVGRQMICSYRGGLRIGPHAFNTAGEIDTFMRTLIELAKARGRG, encoded by the coding sequence ATGAGCGAGGCGCTCGACGTCGTACGATTGCGGGCGCAGTTCCCGCAATTGGAGCAGTGCGTTTATCTCAATAGCAACTCCACCGGCATCGTGCCGAAGGGCGCCAAGGCGGTGCTCCAGGACTATTGGGAGACCCTCGCCCATTGGCGCGATGACGCGTGGGCCGTCTGGTGGACCGAGCTGCACCGCTACGCCGACGATCTGGCGGCTTTTCTGGGCGCCCCCGCCGGCTCGGTGATCTGCGACGTCAATGTCGCCACCTTGCTGGGCCGATTCGCGAGCGCGCTCGACTACACGCCGAGCGGCCCCGCGGCGAAGTACCGCATCGTGACCAGCGATTTGGAGTTTCCGACCGCCAAGCCCCTCTTTCGAGGCTTGGCCCGCGCGGGCGCGGAGACGGACGTCGTCCCGTCACGCGATGGTTTCAGCATCGACGAACGAGCCGTGATCGACGCCATCGATGCGCGCACGCGCCTCGTTTTTCTCTCGCTCGCCACCTCCAATACCGGGGCGCTGCTCGACCTTTCGGGCATCGTCGCCAAGGCGCACGAGGTGGGCGCATTGGTGGCGGTCGACGCCTATGCCGCGCTGGGAATCGTTCCGCTGGACGTCACCGAGCTGGGGGTCGACGTCCTCTTCGGCGGCGCCAGCAAATGGCTGTGCGGCACCTACCACGCGGCCTTCATGTACATCCGGCCGGAGCTCACCGCCACCCTTACGCCGCTCACCCCCGGGTGGATGGCCACGCGCGAGCCGCTCACCTTCCAGCCCCAGGGCGAGCTGGCCGAGGGGGCGCGGCGCTTTGCCGGGGGCACGCCGCTGGTGCTTCCTCTTCTGATCGCGCGGGTCGGCTTCGAGTTGATGCGCACGTTTGGCATCGTCCACCTTCGGGCGCTCTCCCTCGCGCACACCCAGCGCGTGATCGACCACGCGGACGGCGCGGGCCTGACGGTGGCCACCCCGCGCGAGCCAAGCCGGCGCGCAGGGATGGTCTGCCTTCGGTTCGAGGGCGACGAGGACGTGGCGCGCGCGCTCGTGGGGCGCCAGATGATCTGCAGCTACCGGGGCGGGTTGCGCATCGGGCCGCACGCATTCAACACGGCGGGCGAAATCGACACCTTTATGCGCACCCTCATCGAGCTGGCCAAGGCCCGGGGGCGTGGGTGA
- a CDS encoding methyltransferase domain-containing protein, giving the protein MSGEAAEPFSPRALLSLLFNASKGLDVVRASLDLGVLARLDRGPVTLGELAHETGAVPLRLYKLLDALETLGFVRREDLGNELETTRYTAREPLEAAARAVLGEGSIERDRDKYPWRILEGKLPATLRGEHHIPRAAFDWPPSTFEQFEQFEASMAAGVPPIAEAFRAAHDDLFSFGGAGADPVRWLDIGGGDGALAASVLAADARVTADVYNLGMTEPLVRKRARDAGLEGRLGFVAGDFANEELPGGYDVVSFVRVLHDWPAPFSRMLLDKATRALAPGGRLVVCEEFRTRERLAIQFFWTYFLIGVDSCVSRLREVEFYVGELARRGYRDLLVRPGAFDVLVATRA; this is encoded by the coding sequence GTGAGCGGCGAGGCCGCCGAGCCGTTCTCACCGCGGGCTCTTTTGAGCCTGCTCTTCAACGCCAGCAAAGGCCTCGATGTAGTTCGTGCCTCGCTCGATCTCGGCGTTCTGGCGCGCCTCGATCGGGGCCCCGTCACCTTGGGCGAGCTGGCGCACGAGACGGGCGCGGTTCCGCTGCGGCTTTACAAGCTGCTCGACGCGCTGGAGACCTTGGGCTTCGTTCGCCGCGAAGATCTCGGAAACGAGCTCGAAACGACGCGCTACACCGCGCGCGAGCCCTTGGAGGCCGCCGCGCGCGCGGTCTTGGGCGAGGGCTCGATCGAGCGCGATCGGGACAAGTACCCCTGGCGCATCCTGGAAGGAAAATTGCCCGCCACCTTGCGCGGCGAGCATCACATCCCCCGCGCGGCGTTCGACTGGCCTCCGTCCACCTTCGAGCAGTTCGAGCAGTTCGAGGCCAGCATGGCCGCGGGCGTCCCACCCATCGCCGAGGCGTTTCGTGCGGCGCACGATGACCTTTTTTCCTTTGGCGGCGCCGGCGCGGATCCCGTGCGCTGGCTCGATATCGGCGGCGGCGATGGGGCGCTGGCCGCCTCGGTCCTCGCGGCCGACGCCCGCGTCACGGCCGATGTGTACAACCTCGGCATGACGGAGCCGCTCGTGCGAAAGCGCGCGCGCGACGCGGGCCTCGAGGGCAGGCTCGGGTTCGTGGCCGGCGATTTCGCGAACGAGGAGCTCCCGGGCGGCTACGACGTCGTCTCCTTCGTGCGCGTGCTGCACGACTGGCCGGCCCCGTTCTCGCGCATGCTGCTCGACAAGGCCACGCGGGCGCTCGCACCCGGAGGCCGCCTCGTGGTGTGCGAAGAGTTCCGAACGCGCGAGCGCTTGGCGATTCAATTTTTCTGGACCTATTTTCTGATCGGTGTCGATTCGTGCGTGAGCCGCTTGCGCGAGGTCGAATTCTATGTCGGCGAGCTCGCGAGGCGCGGTTACCGCGATCTCCTCGTGCGCCCCGGTGCGTTCGATGTCCTCGTCGCGACGCGCGCGTGA
- a CDS encoding cytochrome c3 family protein codes for MSHAPTTRQTPIALALDVDNGKGTPIQVRSGQTFFLNQLDLRAGFDTDVDEGLDGLRRHGDFSDLSWRGLEKADESALDAPDATTRLFTNRRFYRNARWMNERSFFVLEQLDTRGRPTSFPLLYDAGVDRDRRDSDSFFVRRTRGIQWTFDCATRTDCRRAKRFREEALVELRNTLHPEKTFVIAKATTQFRLTWSLHPTRSYTIPVAQDPSPAFDYGFQIDVKALTAPRADGTYPPGSNIKFKLTLRDGAGNRLHPEGSLPTYNDVRFGRVDSGIYYYRAFFDATTTYYRRKHRERMLMSTLEGPAQDIQAGRNIVPGSLFFDPEIDVQPTALPERDGFLAEFRTFPTSHDLFGGERFWDNPVTDTWEYPIPANAKPGTYYVTTKGRRVYRGEDIPATQTLKIQIGSPEPTTTPLPTGPCNTCHAGGSSLAVVAHANPDRATCTGCHVPLEFELEGPVYVRTHFIHSRSNRVDARIDQCEKCHLTADSIQRTSKSACLSCHKTYPRWHVQRFGPIDNMYVGETSQRSFDQCTSSCHATHPGSKLGRE; via the coding sequence ATGTCCCACGCACCAACCACGCGCCAAACGCCGATCGCGCTCGCGCTCGACGTGGACAATGGAAAAGGGACTCCCATCCAGGTTCGCTCGGGGCAAACGTTCTTTCTCAATCAACTCGATTTGCGCGCAGGCTTCGACACCGACGTGGACGAAGGCCTCGACGGACTGCGTCGTCACGGTGACTTCTCCGATCTTTCCTGGCGGGGGCTCGAAAAGGCGGACGAATCCGCCCTGGACGCGCCGGATGCCACCACCCGCTTGTTTACCAATCGCCGTTTCTATCGCAATGCGCGGTGGATGAACGAGCGTTCGTTTTTCGTCCTCGAGCAGCTGGACACGCGCGGCCGGCCCACATCGTTCCCCCTGCTGTACGACGCGGGGGTGGATCGGGACCGGCGTGATTCGGATTCCTTTTTCGTGCGAAGGACGCGCGGCATTCAGTGGACGTTCGATTGCGCCACCCGAACGGATTGCCGCAGGGCAAAGCGATTTCGCGAGGAGGCTTTGGTCGAGCTGCGCAACACCCTCCACCCGGAAAAGACCTTCGTCATCGCCAAGGCGACCACGCAATTCCGATTGACTTGGTCGCTCCATCCGACCCGCAGCTACACCATCCCCGTCGCGCAAGATCCATCGCCTGCCTTCGATTACGGATTTCAGATCGACGTGAAGGCGCTCACGGCGCCCCGGGCCGATGGAACGTACCCGCCGGGATCGAATATCAAATTCAAATTGACCCTCCGGGACGGCGCCGGCAATCGGCTGCACCCGGAGGGCTCGCTCCCGACGTACAACGATGTGCGCTTCGGGCGTGTAGATAGTGGCATATATTATTATCGCGCCTTCTTCGACGCGACCACCACGTACTACCGCCGCAAGCACCGTGAACGGATGCTCATGAGCACCTTGGAGGGGCCGGCCCAGGATATCCAGGCTGGACGCAATATCGTCCCCGGGAGCCTCTTCTTCGATCCCGAAATCGATGTTCAGCCCACGGCGCTGCCCGAGCGCGACGGCTTCCTGGCGGAGTTCCGGACGTTCCCCACCTCCCACGATTTGTTCGGGGGCGAGCGATTCTGGGACAATCCGGTGACCGATACGTGGGAATACCCCATTCCCGCCAACGCCAAGCCGGGCACCTATTACGTCACCACCAAAGGCCGCCGCGTCTACCGCGGCGAAGACATTCCGGCCACGCAAACGCTGAAGATCCAAATCGGTTCGCCCGAGCCCACGACGACCCCCTTGCCCACCGGTCCGTGCAACACGTGCCACGCGGGCGGCTCGTCGCTGGCCGTGGTGGCCCACGCCAACCCGGATCGCGCCACCTGCACCGGGTGCCATGTGCCGTTGGAGTTCGAGCTCGAGGGGCCCGTCTACGTGCGCACACACTTCATCCATTCCCGCTCGAACCGGGTCGACGCGCGCATCGACCAATGTGAGAAGTGCCACCTCACGGCCGACAGCATCCAGCGCACCAGCAAATCGGCGTGCCTCTCGTGCCACAAGACCTACCCCCGCTGGCACGTCCAACGGTTCGGGCCGATTGACAACATGTACGTGGGGGAAACGTCGCAGCGAAGCTTCGACCAATGCACCTCGAGCTGCCATGCGACGCACCCGGGGAGCAAACTCGGGCGGGAGTAG
- a CDS encoding MBL fold metallo-hydrolase has protein sequence MYSAPVRVWILGSGSSGNATIVEAGGARVLIDCGMGPRALANRMAAHGAGKLYAGDLDAIVVTHEHQDHVAHLEAHARTFDAPVYLHHGIAAREVRDRYEVRPYEARAPFRVGPFSIEALSVPHDAPQVALRIATEQHAFGLVTDVGHVPPDLAPFLGTCDAALVEANYCPELLWIGPYPTFLKRRVSGGLGHLANHEAAELASRLVGTRLARLVLGHVSRTNNEPERALAAVRQRSGPLDVRMVRPGAVSVLDMASLEAAASSGARGSVTKAGKNARRSAAAQLTFGF, from the coding sequence GTGTACAGTGCGCCCGTGCGCGTCTGGATCCTGGGAAGCGGCTCGAGTGGCAACGCCACGATCGTCGAGGCCGGTGGCGCGCGGGTGCTCATCGATTGTGGGATGGGCCCGCGCGCCCTCGCGAACCGCATGGCGGCGCACGGGGCGGGCAAGCTTTACGCGGGGGATCTCGACGCCATCGTGGTCACCCACGAGCACCAGGATCACGTGGCGCATCTGGAGGCCCACGCCCGCACCTTCGATGCGCCTGTGTATTTGCACCACGGCATCGCGGCGCGCGAGGTTCGAGACCGCTACGAGGTGCGCCCGTACGAGGCGCGCGCGCCGTTTCGGGTGGGCCCGTTCTCCATCGAGGCGCTGTCCGTGCCCCACGATGCGCCGCAGGTGGCGCTTCGCATCGCCACCGAGCAACACGCCTTTGGCTTGGTGACCGACGTGGGGCACGTTCCGCCGGACCTCGCGCCGTTTCTGGGCACGTGCGATGCGGCGTTGGTGGAGGCGAATTATTGCCCCGAGCTCCTTTGGATCGGGCCCTATCCGACGTTTTTGAAGCGCCGGGTCTCGGGTGGTCTGGGGCACCTGGCGAACCATGAGGCAGCCGAGCTGGCGTCCCGTTTGGTGGGAACGCGTCTGGCGCGCTTGGTGTTGGGGCATGTCTCGCGCACGAACAATGAGCCGGAACGGGCTCTGGCGGCCGTGCGGCAGAGGTCTGGTCCCCTCGATGTGCGAATGGTACGTCCTGGTGCTGTGTCCGTGCTCGACATGGCCTCCCTCGAGGCGGCTGCGTCGTCCGGAGCGCGTGGCAGCGTCACGAAAGCCGGCAAAAACGCCCGAAGAAGCGCAGCGGCGCAACTGACCTTCGGGTTCTAA
- a CDS encoding oxidative damage protection protein, with product MSEERIVHCRLLKKDLPGLQKPPYKNELGRQIYEQVSKEAWDRWLKDSVKYINTYRLDLASPEGQKFMLKQAAVYFGFEEGDLAPTAFVPRDDESK from the coding sequence ATGTCAGAAGAACGGATCGTCCATTGCCGCCTGCTCAAGAAAGACCTCCCTGGCTTGCAGAAGCCACCCTACAAGAACGAGCTCGGGCGACAGATTTACGAGCAGGTCTCCAAGGAGGCGTGGGACCGATGGTTGAAGGACTCGGTCAAATACATCAACACCTACCGCCTCGACCTCGCGTCGCCCGAGGGGCAAAAGTTCATGCTCAAGCAAGCCGCCGTCTACTTCGGCTTCGAAGAGGGCGATTTGGCCCCCACGGCCTTCGTGCCGCGCGACGACGAATCGAAGTGA